A portion of the Glycine max cultivar Williams 82 chromosome 10, Glycine_max_v4.0, whole genome shotgun sequence genome contains these proteins:
- the LOC100782380 gene encoding glucomannan 4-beta-mannosyltransferase 9: MDRLSSAATFKSMHYGSASQMGLIWQQARAPLVVPLMKLLVVLCLAMSLMLFVERVYMGIVIIFVKLFRYKPEKKYKWEPLRDDLEFGNSAYPMVLVQIPMYNEKEVYQLSIGAACGLSWPSDRIIIQVLDDSTDPIIKNMVEMECQRWASKGVNIKYEIRKNRNGYKAGALKEGMKHSYVNLCDYVAIFDADFQPEPNFLWRTIPFLAHNPEVALVQARWKFVNADECLMTRMQEMSLDYHFLVEQEVGSSTYAFFGFNGTAGVWRISALNEAGGWKDRTTVEDMDLAVRAGLKGGKFVYLSDLKVKSELPSTFKAYRYQQHRWSCGPANLFKKMAMEIMRNKKVSMWKKLYVIYSFFFVRKIVAHVVTFVFYCVIMPATVLFPEVEVPKWGAVYIPSIITLLNAVGTPRSIHLLVFWILFENVMSMHRTKATLTGLLEAGRVNEWVVTEKLGDALKTKSGGKAARKSRIRIGERLHFLELLVGAYLFFCACYDLKYGKNHYFIYLFLQSMAFFVAGVGYVGTFVPNS; this comes from the exons ATGGATCGGCTTTCATCAGCAGCTACATTTAAGAGCATGCACTATGGCAGTGCAAGCCAAATGGGTTTGATTTGGCAACAAGCCAGGGCACCCCTGGTGGTTCCATTGATGAAATTGCTAGTGGTTTTGTGCCTAGCCATGTCACTTATGTTGTTTGTGGAGAGAGTTTATATGGGCATAGTCATAATCTTTGTCAAGTTGTTTAGGTACAAGCCTGAAAAGAAGTATAAATGGGAGCCACTCAGGGATGACCTTGAGTTTGGAAACTCTGCATACCCTATGGTCTTGGTGCAAATTCCAATGTACAATGAGAAAGAG GTGTATCAATTATCAATTGGAGCTGCATGTGGGCTATCATGGCCATCTGATAGGATTATTATTCAAGTTCTTGATGATTCCACTGACCCAATCATTAAG AATATGGTGGAGATGGAATGCCAGAGATGGGCCAGTAAAGGTGTAAACATAAAGTATGAGATCAGAAAGAACAGAAATGGTTACAAAGCTGGGGCTCTCAAAGAAGGCATGAAGCACAGCTATGTGAATTTGTGTGACTATGTGGCCATCTTTGATGCTGATTTCCAACCTGAGCCTAACTTCCTTTGGCGCACTATACCGTTCCTGGCTCACAACCCCGAAGTTGCACTAGTCCAAGCTCGATGGAAATTCG TTAATGCTGATGAATGCTTAATGACAAGAATGCAAGAGATGTCATTGGATTATCATTTCCTTGTGGAGCAGGAAGTTGGGTCCTCAACCTATGCCTTCTTCGGTTTCAATG GCACAGCTGGTGTGTGGAGAATTTCAGCATTAAATGAAGCTGGTGGATGGAAGGACCGCACAACAGTGGAAGACATGGATCTGGCTGTCCGTGCTGGTCTCAAAGGCGGGAAATTTGTGTATCTTAGCGATCTCAAG GTGAAAAGTGAATTGCCAAGTACCTTCAAAGCCTATCGTTATCAGCAGCACAGGTGGTCATGTGGCCCAGCTAATCTTTTCAAGAAAATGGCAATGGAAATAATGAGAAACAAG AAAGTCTCCATGTGGAAGAAGTTATATGTGATTTATAGTTTCTTCTTTGTCCGGAAAATTGTTGCTCATGTGGTCACATTTGTATTCTACTGTGTGATTATGCCAGCAACTGTTCTATTTCCAGAAGTGGAAGTCCCCAAGTGGGGTGCTGTGTATATACCTTCTATCATCACACTCCTTAATGCAGTTGGAACTCCAAG GTCAATCCACTTGCTGGTATTCTGGATACTCTTTGAAAATGTTATGTCAATGCATAGGACCAAGGCTACACTTACAGGTTTGTTAGAGGCAGGGAGAGTAAATGAATGGGTAGTTACTGAGAAATTGGGAGATGCTCTTAAAACAAAATCAGGTGGTAAAGCAGCTAGGAAGTCTCGTATCAGGATTGGTGAAAG GCTTCATTTCCTGGAACTTCTTGTGGGGGCCTATCTCTTTTTCTGTGCATGCTATGATCTTAAATATGGGAAGAACCACTACTTCATATATCTTTTTCTGCAATCTATGGCCTTCTTTGTTGCGGGGGTTGGCTATGTTGGCACCTTTGTTCCAAATTCATAG
- the LOC100791948 gene encoding uncharacterized protein — protein sequence MSRNSDEPAMTEEAPTKQSLANIFSLFRKINFQLPFLPPKPEEPKLEAQAQQEGPKPGRVQFPKSQVALIASSPLQAEPDADHSPAAKTTNPLILWQIYAIGAIAISSWVWARWNERKGRGGSPSDERGEGRHSDDGNQ from the exons ATGAGCAGAAACAGCGATGAACCTGCGATGACTGAAGAAGCACCAACCAAACAGTCCCTAGCGAACATCTTCTCTTTGTTCcgcaaaatcaattttcaactCCCTTTCCTCCCACCCAAACCTGAAGAACCGAAGCTTGAGGCTCAGGCTCAGCAGGAGGGTCCGAAGCCTGGCCGTGTACAGTTTCCGAAAAGCCAAGTGGCGCTGATTGCTTCTTCGCCTCTGCAAGCTGAACCTGATGCTGACCACTCTCCCGCTGCCAAGACAACCAATCCTCTTATTCTCTGGCAG ATTTATGCAATAGGAGCGATTGCGATTTCATCATGGGTTTGGGCAAGGTGGAATGAGAGGAAGGGCCGAGGGGGGTCTCCCAGTGATGAGAGGGGTGAAGGAAGACATTCTGATGATGGAAATCAGTGA
- the LOC100792470 gene encoding GABA transporter 1, whose translation MGTVTRSSSEVYTSDSEKGFAMNHSTSTSPELDAGAKFVLVSRGSWLHCGYHLTTSIVAPVLLTLPFSFTLLGWVGGVLWLTLAAVITFYSYNLLSVVLEYHAQLGRRQLRFRDMARDILGPGWARYYVGPLQFAICFGTVIGGPLVGGKSLKFIYQLYNPEGSMKLYQFIIICGVITLLLAQLPSFHSLRHVNMISLILSVLYATCVTIGSIYIGHSKNAPPRHYSVRGSDADQLFGVFNGISIIATTYASGIIPEIQATLAPPVKGKMLKGLCVCYSVIATTYFSVAISGYWAFGNESGASILANFIGETKPLLPKWFFLMTNIFILLQVMALTAVYLQPTNEMFEATFGDPKMGQFSMRNVVPRVVLRSLSVAAATVLAAMLPFFPDIMALFGAFGCIPLDFILPMVFYNMTFKPSKNTIMFWVNNVIAVASSILVVIGGIASIRQIVLDAKTYNLFADM comes from the exons atggGAACTGTTACTCGCAGCTCCTCTGAAGTGTATACAAGCGACAGTGAAAAGGGGTTTGCGATGAACCACTCTACTTCTACTTCCCCAGAGCTAGATGCTGGGGCAAAGTTTGTTCTTGTATCTCGAG GATCATGGTTGCACTGTGGGTACCATTTGACTACATCTATTGTGGCTCCTGTGCTTCTTACTCTTCCTTTCTCCTTCACTTTGTTGGGTTGGGTTGGAGGAGTGCTTTGGTTGACCCTTGCAGCAGTTATCACATTCTATTCATACAACCTTTTATCTGTGGTCTTGGAATATCATGCACAGCTTGGTCGGCGCCAGCTTCGATTCAGGGACATGGCTAGAGATATTTTAG GACCTGGATGGGCAAGATACTATGTAGGTCCTCTTCAATTTGCCATATGCTTTGGCACAGTGATTGGTGGTCCTTTAGTGGGAGGAAAGAGCCTcaag TTCATTTACCAGCTCTACAACCCAGAGGGATCAATGAAgctttatcaatttattattatatgtggGGTCATAACACTGCTTTTGGCTCAACTTCCATCCTTTCACTCCCTGAGGCACGTTAACATGATTTCTCTGATTCTTAGTGTGTTGTATGCCACATGTGTCACGATCGGTTCTATATACATTg GTCATTCCAAAAATGCGCCACCAAGGCATTATTCTGTGAGAGGTTCTGATGCTGATCAACTCTTTGGTGTCTTCAATGGTATCTCAATCATTGCTACCACATATGCTAGTGGAATCATTCCAGAAATACAG GCAACTTTGGCGCCTCCTGTGAAGGGAAAAATGTTGAAAGGACTTTGTGTCTGTTATTCTGTTATAGCCACCACCTATTTTAGTGTTGCCATCTCAGGTTATTGGGCATTTGGTAATGAATCCGGTGCATCAATTCTTGCTAACTTCATTGGTGAGACGAAGCCTTTGCTTCCCAAATGGTTTTTCTTGATGACTAACATATTCATCCTTCTACAAGTGATGGCACTGACTGCG GTTTATCTGCAACCTACAAATGAAATGTTTGAAGCAACTTTTGGAGACCCAAAAATGGGACAATTCTCCATGCGCAATGTTGTGCCAAGGGTGGTACTTCGGTCACTATCAGTGGCAGCAGCCACGGTTTTAGCAGCCATGTTGCCATTCTTTCCAGACATAATGGCCTTGTTTGGGGCATTTGGATGCATTCCTCTTGATTTCATTTTGCCTATGGTTTTTTACAATATGACTTTCAAGCCCTCAAAGAACACAATAATGTTTTGGGTGAACAATGTGATAGCAGTAGCATCCTCAATTTTAGTTGTGATTGGAGGAATAGCATCTATTAGACAAATAGTTCTTGATGCCAAAACATACAATTTGTTTGCAGATATGTAA